Proteins from one Bradyrhizobium roseum genomic window:
- a CDS encoding circularly permuted type 2 ATP-grasp protein: protein MAIAFDEMNVPGGDLRPAYRELSRWLKETPPDALEYRRQEAELLFRRIGITFAVYGDAEAQERLIPFDVIPRIISAKEWATLESGLKQRVRALNMFLRDIYHSRDILRANIIPDDLIFQNPVFRPEMNGQDVPHDVYVHIAGIDIVRTDADNFIVLEDNARTPSGVSYMLENREIMMRLFPDLFARHRVAPVERYPDALLSTLRSVAPLSASAEPTVALMTPGVYNSAYYEHSFLADKLGIELVEGRDLVVKSDEVFMRTTEGLKRVDVIYRRVDDDFLDPLTFRPDSALGVPGLMSAYAAGNVTLANAVGTGIADDKAIYSYMPQVVKFYLGEEPILKNVPTWRCREPKDLSYVLDHLGDLVVKEVHGSGGYGMLIGPAATKATIEAFRDKLKREPEGFIAQPTLALSTCPTCTASGLAPRHVDLRPFVLTGSKQVTIVPGGLTRVALKEGSLVVNSSQGGGTKDTWILDE from the coding sequence ATGGCAATTGCCTTCGATGAAATGAACGTACCCGGCGGTGACCTCCGCCCGGCCTATCGGGAGCTCTCCCGCTGGCTGAAGGAGACGCCTCCCGACGCCCTGGAATACCGCCGCCAGGAGGCGGAACTGCTGTTCCGCCGGATCGGCATCACCTTTGCCGTCTATGGCGACGCCGAGGCCCAGGAACGGCTGATCCCGTTCGACGTGATCCCGCGAATCATTTCGGCCAAGGAATGGGCCACGCTGGAAAGCGGCCTAAAGCAGCGGGTCCGCGCGCTGAACATGTTCCTGCGCGACATCTACCACAGCCGCGACATCCTGCGCGCCAATATCATTCCCGACGACCTGATCTTCCAGAACCCGGTGTTCCGCCCGGAGATGAACGGCCAGGACGTGCCGCACGATGTCTATGTGCACATCGCCGGCATCGACATCGTCCGGACCGACGCCGACAATTTCATCGTGCTGGAGGACAATGCGCGGACGCCTTCGGGCGTCTCCTACATGCTGGAAAACCGCGAAATCATGATGCGGCTGTTTCCGGACCTGTTCGCCCGACACCGTGTCGCACCGGTGGAGCGCTATCCCGATGCGTTGCTCTCGACGTTGCGCTCGGTGGCGCCGCTGTCGGCTTCGGCGGAGCCGACCGTCGCACTGATGACGCCCGGCGTCTACAATTCCGCCTATTACGAACATTCGTTCCTGGCCGACAAACTCGGAATCGAACTGGTCGAGGGCCGCGACCTCGTGGTCAAGAGCGACGAGGTGTTCATGCGCACCACCGAGGGGCTGAAGCGCGTCGACGTGATCTACCGCCGCGTCGACGACGATTTCCTCGACCCCCTCACCTTCCGCCCGGATTCGGCGCTCGGCGTTCCCGGGCTGATGTCAGCCTATGCGGCCGGCAACGTCACGCTGGCGAACGCGGTCGGCACAGGAATCGCCGACGACAAGGCGATCTATTCCTACATGCCCCAGGTCGTGAAATTCTATCTCGGCGAAGAACCGATCCTGAAGAACGTGCCGACCTGGCGCTGCCGCGAGCCGAAGGACCTGTCCTATGTGCTCGACCATCTCGGTGACCTCGTCGTCAAGGAAGTGCATGGCTCCGGCGGCTACGGCATGCTGATCGGACCTGCCGCGACGAAAGCGACGATCGAGGCGTTCCGCGACAAGCTCAAGCGCGAGCCGGAGGGCTTCATCGCCCAGCCGACGCTGGCGCTGTCGACCTGCCCGACCTGCACGGCGTCGGGGCTGGCGCCGCGCCACGTCGATCTCAGGCCGTTCGTGCTGACGGGCAGCAAGCAGGTCACCATCGTGCCGGGCGGGCTGACGCGGGTGGCGCTGAAGGAAGGCTCGCTGGTGGTCAATTCGAGCCAGGGCGGCGGCACCAAGGACACCTGGATACTGGACGAGTAG
- a CDS encoding alpha-E domain-containing protein, producing the protein MLSRTAENLYWLARYVERAEYIARTIDATLRVTALPAAYIGKTNEWESALLTAGVSASFYETYQEASEQNVVEYLAFSPSNPSSIKNCIEAARLNSRSVRTALTSEMWDTINSAWIELQEVWGKGTSSREELARFLRFVQETSLRFDGSAYRTMLRNDAYWFSRLGLHLERADNTARILDVKYHVLLPEEEHVGGPLDYYQWTSILRSVSALTAYHWVYRETLKPWLIADLLILNDTLPRSLASCYSNLVRNLDQIGVAYGRQGASQRHARGVRNRLEHSHMDDIFQHGVHEFIQEFISDNARLGEIITKQYLI; encoded by the coding sequence ATGCTGTCGCGCACCGCCGAAAACCTGTACTGGCTGGCCCGCTATGTCGAGCGCGCCGAATACATCGCGCGCACCATCGACGCGACCCTGCGCGTCACCGCGCTCCCCGCCGCCTACATCGGCAAGACCAACGAGTGGGAATCGGCGCTGCTGACCGCGGGCGTCAGCGCGAGCTTTTACGAAACCTATCAGGAAGCCAGCGAGCAGAACGTCGTCGAGTATCTGGCATTCTCGCCGTCCAATCCCTCCTCGATCAAGAACTGCATCGAGGCTGCTCGACTCAATTCGCGATCCGTGCGCACCGCGCTGACATCGGAGATGTGGGACACCATCAATTCGGCCTGGATCGAGCTGCAGGAAGTCTGGGGCAAGGGCACCTCCAGCCGCGAGGAGCTGGCGCGGTTTCTCCGTTTCGTGCAGGAGACGTCACTGCGCTTCGACGGCTCGGCCTACCGGACCATGCTGCGCAACGACGCCTACTGGTTCTCCCGCCTCGGGCTGCATCTGGAACGCGCCGACAACACCGCCCGCATTCTGGACGTGAAATATCATGTGCTGCTGCCCGAGGAGGAACATGTCGGCGGCCCCCTCGACTATTACCAGTGGACCTCGATCCTGCGCTCGGTCTCGGCGCTGACGGCCTATCACTGGGTCTATCGCGAGACGCTGAAACCCTGGCTGATCGCCGACTTGCTCATCCTCAACGACACGCTGCCGCGGTCGCTGGCGAGCTGCTACAGCAATTTGGTACGCAATCTCGACCAGATCGGCGTCGCCTATGGCCGCCAGGGCGCCTCCCAGCGCCATGCCCGCGGCGTCCGCAACCGACTTGAACACAGCCATATGGACGATATCTTCCAGCACGGCGTCCATGAGTTCATCCAGGAATTCATTTCGGACAACGCCCGGCTGGGTGAGATCATCACCAAGCAATATTTGATTTAG
- a CDS encoding transglutaminase family protein, with protein MRLRIAHTTSYRYEPPASGVIQILRMTPGSHDGQYVAEWQIDVSTDSRLDTHQDAFGNVTHVLTHGPIADLTIHVGGLIETHDTGGVLRGTDERFPPGLFLRTTPLTEVNPAMATFAREMRAESDGDVLGFLHALMVQINEHMTFDEDPTNSGTSAAEAFALRRGVCQDYAHIFIACARTGGIPARFVSGHFMRSDGTTQQQAGHAWAESYVPDLGWVGFDPANGICTTDAHARVAIGLDYLGAAPVRGTRYGGGAETLTVSVKVEQAARPGQWQSQQ; from the coding sequence ATGCGCCTGCGAATTGCCCACACCACGAGCTATCGCTACGAGCCGCCCGCCTCGGGCGTGATCCAGATCCTGCGCATGACGCCCGGCAGCCATGACGGGCAGTATGTCGCCGAATGGCAGATCGACGTCTCGACCGATTCCCGGCTCGACACCCATCAAGACGCGTTCGGCAACGTCACCCACGTGCTCACCCACGGGCCGATCGCCGATCTCACCATCCATGTCGGGGGCCTGATCGAAACCCACGACACCGGCGGCGTGCTGCGCGGCACCGACGAGCGTTTTCCGCCCGGCCTGTTCCTGCGTACGACTCCGCTTACCGAGGTCAATCCGGCGATGGCGACGTTTGCCCGCGAGATGCGGGCGGAGTCCGACGGCGACGTGCTCGGTTTCCTGCACGCGCTGATGGTGCAGATCAACGAGCACATGACGTTCGACGAAGACCCCACCAATTCGGGCACGTCGGCGGCGGAAGCCTTCGCGCTCCGGCGCGGCGTCTGCCAGGACTACGCCCATATCTTCATCGCGTGCGCGCGCACCGGCGGCATCCCCGCCCGCTTCGTCTCCGGGCATTTTATGCGCTCCGACGGCACCACGCAGCAGCAGGCAGGTCACGCCTGGGCGGAATCCTATGTGCCTGACCTGGGCTGGGTCGGCTTCGATCCCGCCAACGGCATCTGCACCACCGACGCCCACGCCCGCGTCGCGATCGGCCTCGACTATCTCGGCGCCGCGCCGGTGCGCGGCACGCGATATGGCGGCGGGGCGGAGACGCTGACGGTGTCGGTCAAGGTCGAACAGGCCGCGCGGCCCGGGCAGTGGCAGAGCCAGCAGTAA